From the Deinococcus yavapaiensis KR-236 genome, one window contains:
- a CDS encoding ABC transporter permease subunit, translating into MSAPPFDWRAVRAIVRKDLSAVLRSKPVMLPLVLLPALLFVVIPLAVVLLSPLVTTPAQANLGDLQAFLDRLPSVLRSDLLSRPPSQQILLIATSYLLSPLMLLVPVMVANVIAADSFAGEKERHTLEALLHSPVSDRDLFTAKVLAAWLPALGVTLLGFVLSTIVVNVGGWPVMKSVFYPNGTTLLVALWVAPGVAALGLGATVLVSARVSTFQEAFQTSGLVVLPIVLLLVGQFAGIVALSPVVAAVFGAVVWALGLLLLTRGRKTFRREELLSRG; encoded by the coding sequence GTGAGCGCGCCTCCGTTCGATTGGCGGGCGGTGCGGGCGATCGTGCGCAAGGACCTTTCGGCGGTCTTGCGCAGCAAGCCCGTCATGTTGCCCCTCGTGCTGCTGCCCGCCTTGCTGTTCGTCGTGATTCCGCTCGCGGTAGTGCTGCTTTCGCCGCTCGTGACGACGCCCGCCCAGGCGAACCTCGGCGATCTGCAAGCCTTTCTCGACCGCTTGCCGAGCGTGCTGCGCAGCGATTTGCTGTCGCGCCCTCCGTCTCAGCAAATCCTGCTGATCGCCACGTCGTATCTGCTTTCACCCCTCATGCTGCTCGTCCCGGTGATGGTCGCGAACGTCATCGCCGCCGACAGCTTCGCGGGCGAAAAGGAGCGTCACACCTTGGAAGCCTTGTTGCACTCGCCCGTGTCCGACCGCGACCTCTTCACGGCGAAGGTGCTCGCCGCGTGGCTTCCGGCGCTCGGTGTGACCTTGCTGGGCTTCGTGCTGTCGACCATCGTCGTGAACGTCGGAGGTTGGCCTGTCATGAAGAGCGTGTTCTACCCCAACGGCACGACCCTGCTCGTCGCGTTGTGGGTCGCGCCGGGCGTGGCGGCCTTGGGACTCGGCGCGACCGTCCTCGTGTCCGCACGCGTGAGCACCTTTCAGGAAGCGTTTCAAACGAGCGGTCTCGTCGTGCTTCCGATCGTGCTGCTGCTCGTCGGACAGTTCGCGGGGATCGTCGCGCTCAGCCCCGTCGTCGCCGCCGTTTTCGGCGCGGTGGTCTGGGCTCTCGGCTTGCTGCTCTTGACGCGGGGCCGCAAGACGTTTCGACGCGAGGAGCTCTTGAGCCGCGGTTGA
- a CDS encoding ABC transporter ATP-binding protein produces MSSSEFVIKTRALTRQFGGKVAVDHLDLTVKRGEVFGLLGHNGAGKTTTVRLLNGVLAASSGSVRVFGLDPVERGDVVRRRTGVLTETPALEERLTPRENLGIFADLYGVPIGEVKRRVDAALRTFDLAEVAASRVSTFSKGMKQRLAIARATLHAPEVLYLDEPTSGLDPVSAKSVNDAIVRWSRDEGRTVLLCTHDLRDAERLCDRVAVLSRGKVVLSGVPAELSARYETRRVEITVHPEDVQGALRALARWNVEATGAANLAVEAGRVEVPAVLSVLLGASVRVYEVHPHAPTLEDVYFAVHGVREAVVA; encoded by the coding sequence ATGAGTTCTTCCGAGTTCGTCATCAAGACGCGCGCCCTCACGCGGCAATTCGGCGGTAAGGTCGCCGTCGATCATCTCGACCTCACCGTGAAGCGCGGTGAGGTCTTCGGCTTGCTGGGCCACAACGGAGCGGGCAAAACGACGACGGTGCGCCTTCTCAACGGCGTGCTCGCCGCGTCCTCGGGAAGCGTGCGCGTGTTCGGCCTCGACCCCGTCGAGCGCGGTGACGTCGTACGGCGCCGCACGGGCGTCCTGACGGAAACGCCCGCGTTGGAGGAGCGCTTGACGCCCCGCGAGAACCTCGGCATCTTCGCCGACTTGTACGGCGTGCCCATCGGAGAGGTGAAACGCCGGGTGGACGCGGCTCTGCGAACGTTCGACCTCGCCGAGGTGGCCGCCTCACGCGTATCGACGTTCAGCAAGGGCATGAAGCAGCGCCTCGCCATCGCCCGCGCGACCTTGCACGCGCCGGAAGTGCTGTACCTCGACGAGCCGACGTCCGGACTCGATCCGGTGAGCGCCAAGAGCGTGAACGACGCGATCGTGCGCTGGAGCCGCGACGAGGGCCGTACCGTGTTGCTGTGCACGCATGACTTGCGCGACGCCGAGCGGTTGTGCGACCGCGTCGCCGTCCTGTCCCGCGGCAAAGTGGTGCTGAGCGGTGTGCCTGCAGAGCTCAGCGCACGCTACGAAACGCGCCGCGTCGAGATCACCGTGCACCCCGAAGACGTGCAGGGTGCACTCAGAGCGCTCGCTCGCTGGAACGTCGAAGCGACGGGCGCGGCGAACCTCGCCGTGGAGGCGGGCCGCGTGGAGGTGCCCGCCGTGCTGTCGGTCTTGCTCGGGGCGAGCGTGCGCGTGTACGAGGTGCATCCGCACGCGCCGACCTTGGAGGACGTGTACTTCGCGGTGCACGGCGTACGGGAAGCGGTGGTCGCGTGA
- a CDS encoding DUF4097 family beta strand repeat-containing protein: MSRTNFIGLAALGMLALSACSLVDGSAVRTQRQALDFSGVREVRVETFNGSVTVTSGSKRPTVTAEVRGEAEMSVAREGATLVVRGVKKNVWAMNRGVSFRLALPKDIVLNLESSNGDIEVTGPAKDVTAKTSNGSVDVRAAHGELRAETSNGRVTIEDVALAADSQNVVVSSNGSVRIRGLEAEGGLNVTGKTSNGSLVVNLPTFEVDTERHAFTAHKVGRGAATLNVETSNGSLDVGS; this comes from the coding sequence ATGTCACGAACGAACTTCATCGGATTGGCCGCCCTCGGAATGCTCGCCCTCTCTGCCTGCTCTCTCGTCGACGGGTCGGCGGTGCGCACGCAGCGGCAGGCGTTGGACTTCTCGGGCGTGCGGGAAGTCCGCGTCGAGACTTTCAACGGATCCGTGACCGTCACGAGTGGCTCGAAGCGCCCGACCGTCACGGCGGAAGTGCGCGGGGAAGCCGAGATGAGCGTGGCACGCGAAGGCGCCACGCTCGTGGTGCGCGGCGTGAAGAAGAACGTATGGGCGATGAACCGAGGCGTGAGCTTTCGCCTCGCCTTGCCGAAAGACATCGTATTGAACCTCGAGTCGAGCAACGGCGACATCGAAGTCACGGGTCCCGCGAAGGACGTCACGGCGAAGACGAGCAACGGCAGTGTCGACGTGCGCGCCGCGCACGGCGAGCTGCGGGCCGAGACCAGCAACGGACGCGTCACCATCGAGGACGTCGCCCTGGCCGCCGATTCGCAAAACGTCGTCGTGTCCTCGAACGGCAGCGTTCGCATTCGCGGCCTCGAAGCCGAAGGTGGCTTGAACGTGACCGGGAAGACGAGCAACGGCAGCCTCGTCGTGAACCTGCCGACCTTCGAAGTCGACACCGAACGTCACGCTTTCACGGCCCACAAGGTCGGCCGGGGAGCGGCGACGCTGAACGTCGAAACGAGCAACGGCAGCCTCGACGTGGGCTCGTGA
- a CDS encoding phosphotransferase: MPPNSEDADEARPLLEATVRRFVSPHADIVRHETRRRPVQASTSDVVHHELLVRTNAHEPPRTVGLVTKRAPLAERRVLRLLGEVVPDLVPFSHTFDLSTNDVAWTCMEDLGSVTRPNSLAPIDLAVFDSEARGLARIHAAFLDRTNDLDWLPTIDRAYFERCIHEWFWRPAWERALSNDDFRAEFASAIPVVEHAAATIVDEMAALNAEEGARTLTHTDLHPSNELLRDGEVHFIDWGAAHVGTLYLDIPHLFHTPELAARYRGALERRDVLVSPSDFEERYRVAARYTALRYMWWTLDEWLSDRSASVWVRHYLDRLTS, translated from the coding sequence ATGCCACCGAATTCGGAAGACGCGGACGAAGCGCGGCCTCTACTCGAAGCGACCGTGCGCCGCTTCGTCTCGCCGCACGCCGACATCGTTCGTCACGAGACGCGAAGGCGTCCCGTTCAAGCGTCCACCTCCGACGTCGTGCATCACGAATTGCTCGTTCGAACGAACGCGCACGAGCCTCCTCGGACCGTGGGGCTCGTGACGAAGCGCGCTCCCCTCGCCGAGCGCCGTGTCCTTCGCTTGCTGGGCGAAGTCGTTCCCGACCTCGTGCCCTTCAGTCACACCTTCGACCTCTCCACGAACGACGTGGCGTGGACGTGCATGGAGGACTTGGGCAGCGTGACACGTCCGAACTCGCTCGCACCGATCGACCTCGCCGTGTTCGACAGCGAGGCGCGCGGCCTCGCCCGCATTCATGCGGCCTTCCTAGACCGCACGAACGACCTCGACTGGCTCCCCACGATCGACCGAGCGTACTTCGAACGCTGCATCCACGAGTGGTTCTGGCGTCCCGCGTGGGAGCGTGCGTTGTCGAACGACGACTTCCGAGCCGAGTTCGCGAGCGCCATACCGGTCGTGGAACACGCCGCCGCGACGATCGTCGACGAGATGGCGGCCTTGAACGCCGAGGAGGGCGCGCGCACCCTCACGCACACGGACCTGCACCCGTCGAACGAGTTGCTGCGCGACGGCGAGGTCCACTTCATCGATTGGGGCGCCGCGCACGTGGGAACGCTGTATCTCGACATTCCCCACTTGTTTCACACGCCCGAGTTGGCGGCGCGTTACCGCGGCGCTCTGGAGCGCCGCGACGTGCTCGTGTCGCCCTCGGACTTCGAGGAGCGTTACCGCGTCGCCGCCCGCTACACCGCCTTGAGGTACATGTGGTGGACGCTCGACGAGTGGCTCTCGGATCGTTCGGCGAGCGTTTGGGTACGGCATTACCTCGATCGTCTGACCTCGTGA
- a CDS encoding S66 family peptidase, producing MPEFIKPSRLQRGDTVASVSLSSGFVTEVPHRYEAGKRQLRDAFGLQVVEAPNALRGAEYLHRHPQARADDLHWALENPEVRGIFSVIGGDDSVRLLPHLDLDLIRRFPKVMLGFSDTTITLMQFLRAGVHAFYGPAILTDLAENAGIRDFVARGVRRALFDARPFGLEAASEWTEEHVDWRDEARQEQPRSFQPSDGWVWLGGRKRVEGHLVGGCLEVLDMLNGTPGWPEARLWDGAILCLETSEDVPPPSQVGYWLRNFGAQGILGKASGLLMSRPKAYTPDMTSRLYDWVKRVAWEFGREDLPIVANMDFGHTSPQLTLPLGAKVVIDPTKATVDVLEAGVS from the coding sequence ATGCCCGAGTTCATCAAGCCTTCCCGGTTACAGCGCGGAGATACCGTCGCGAGCGTCAGCTTGTCGAGCGGGTTCGTCACCGAGGTGCCGCACCGCTACGAAGCGGGCAAGCGGCAACTCCGAGACGCGTTCGGATTGCAAGTCGTCGAAGCTCCGAACGCGTTGCGAGGCGCCGAGTACTTGCACCGTCATCCGCAAGCTCGAGCGGACGACCTTCACTGGGCCTTGGAGAATCCCGAGGTGCGCGGCATCTTCAGCGTCATCGGCGGGGACGACTCGGTTCGACTCCTGCCGCACCTCGACCTCGACCTCATCCGCCGCTTTCCGAAGGTCATGCTGGGCTTCTCGGACACGACGATCACGTTGATGCAGTTTCTCAGGGCGGGTGTGCACGCCTTTTACGGTCCGGCGATTCTGACCGACCTCGCCGAGAACGCCGGCATCCGCGATTTCGTGGCGAGAGGCGTGAGGCGAGCCTTGTTCGACGCCCGACCGTTCGGTCTCGAAGCGGCGAGCGAGTGGACGGAAGAGCACGTGGACTGGCGCGACGAGGCACGTCAGGAGCAGCCTCGTTCCTTTCAGCCCAGCGACGGTTGGGTGTGGCTCGGCGGCCGAAAGCGCGTCGAGGGCCACCTCGTGGGTGGGTGTCTGGAGGTGCTCGACATGCTCAACGGCACGCCCGGTTGGCCCGAGGCTCGGCTGTGGGACGGCGCGATCTTGTGCCTGGAGACGAGCGAGGACGTTCCGCCTCCCTCGCAAGTCGGCTACTGGCTGCGGAACTTCGGAGCGCAAGGCATCTTGGGCAAAGCGTCGGGACTGCTGATGTCGCGCCCGAAGGCGTACACGCCCGATATGACGAGCCGTTTGTACGACTGGGTGAAGCGCGTCGCTTGGGAGTTCGGGCGTGAAGACTTGCCGATCGTCGCGAACATGGACTTCGGCCATACGTCTCCGCAACTCACGCTTCCGCTCGGTGCGAAGGTCGTCATCGATCCGACCAAGGCTACCGTGGACGTGCTGGAAGCTGGGGTTTCGTAA
- a CDS encoding V-type ATP synthase subunit D: MAGQISPTRTALLASKAQLKLATNGAELLKRKRDALIGEFFALVRDALSAREELTRVTKGAYTSLFSAKAWDTPEAVESLSLASTGEMNVHMQIQSVYGVKVPRINLPEAKNSANFSPITVGPRTIQAAEDFQGVMQAIIRVAATETKLRRIGEEIKKTSRRVNALEQVVVPGIQDDIRFIRGVLDQREREESFRLKKIKAKLEREAEEAATIGVQAGSYANTAAD; the protein is encoded by the coding sequence ATGGCCGGACAAATCAGCCCCACCCGAACCGCGCTCCTCGCCTCCAAGGCGCAGCTCAAGCTCGCCACGAACGGCGCGGAACTCCTCAAGCGCAAGCGCGACGCCCTCATCGGCGAATTCTTCGCGCTCGTCCGTGACGCCCTCTCTGCCCGAGAGGAACTCACGCGCGTCACGAAGGGCGCGTACACCTCCCTCTTCTCCGCCAAAGCGTGGGATACGCCCGAAGCCGTCGAGAGCCTCAGCCTCGCCAGCACGGGTGAAATGAACGTCCACATGCAGATTCAAAGCGTGTACGGCGTGAAGGTTCCCCGCATCAACTTGCCGGAAGCGAAGAACTCGGCGAACTTCTCGCCGATCACGGTCGGTCCGCGAACGATTCAAGCCGCCGAGGATTTCCAAGGCGTCATGCAGGCGATCATTCGAGTCGCTGCGACGGAGACGAAGCTTCGCCGCATCGGCGAGGAAATTAAGAAGACGTCGCGCCGCGTGAACGCCCTGGAGCAAGTCGTCGTGCCCGGCATTCAAGACGACATCCGCTTCATCCGCGGTGTCTTGGACCAACGCGAACGCGAAGAGTCCTTCCGCCTCAAGAAGATCAAGGCGAAGCTCGAACGCGAAGCCGAAGAAGCCGCGACGATCGGCGTGCAAGCCGGAAGCTACGCGAACACGGCTGCGGACTGA
- a CDS encoding V-type ATP synthase subunit B — MTSLLKKEYNDVSYISGPLLFVNNAADIAYGAIVEIRDSTNRVRGGQVIEVSNEYAIVQIFEDTRGLDLATASVSLVEDVARLGVSRDMIGRRFDGLGRPIDGLPAVVAEKRLGINGQAMNPASRAKPEEFIQTGISTIDINTSLIRGQKLPIFSGSGLPHNELAAQIARQAKVPGHEGDFAVVFAAMGLTQREVSFFTQEFERTGALARSVLFLNKADDPAVERLLTPRMALTTAEYLAFEHDYHVLVILTDMTNYCEALREIGGAREEIPGRRGFPGYMYTDLASLYERAGVIEGKKGSVTQLPILSMPDDDITHPIPDLTGYITEGQIVVDRTLHGKGVYPPINPLPSLSRLQGNGIGKGKTRADHKNVSDQLFAAYANGLDLRKLVAITGEDALTETDKLFLRFADAFESYFIGQGNADRSIEDSLTVAWGILSQLPQSQLTRIGKDAIDKFYGTKLDEMWRGNRI; from the coding sequence ATGACGAGCTTGCTGAAGAAGGAATACAACGACGTCTCGTACATCTCCGGCCCCCTCTTGTTCGTGAACAACGCCGCGGACATCGCGTACGGCGCGATCGTGGAAATTCGCGACAGCACGAACCGCGTGCGTGGCGGTCAAGTCATCGAAGTTTCGAACGAGTACGCCATCGTGCAGATCTTCGAAGACACGCGCGGCCTCGACCTCGCCACGGCGTCCGTGAGCCTCGTCGAAGACGTGGCGCGTCTCGGTGTCAGCCGTGACATGATCGGCCGCCGCTTCGACGGCCTCGGCCGTCCCATCGACGGTCTGCCCGCCGTCGTCGCCGAAAAGCGACTCGGCATCAACGGTCAGGCGATGAATCCCGCGTCGCGCGCGAAGCCCGAGGAGTTCATCCAAACGGGCATCTCGACGATCGACATCAACACCAGCCTCATTCGTGGCCAAAAGCTTCCGATCTTCTCCGGCTCGGGTCTGCCGCACAACGAACTCGCCGCGCAGATCGCGCGTCAAGCGAAGGTGCCCGGCCACGAAGGCGACTTCGCCGTCGTCTTCGCCGCGATGGGTCTGACGCAACGCGAAGTGTCGTTCTTCACGCAGGAATTCGAGCGTACCGGCGCCCTCGCGCGCTCGGTCCTCTTCTTGAACAAGGCGGACGACCCGGCCGTCGAGCGTTTGCTGACGCCGCGCATGGCGCTCACGACCGCCGAGTACCTCGCGTTCGAGCACGATTACCACGTCCTCGTGATCCTCACCGACATGACGAACTACTGCGAGGCGCTGCGTGAAATCGGCGGGGCGCGCGAAGAAATTCCGGGTCGCCGCGGCTTCCCCGGCTACATGTACACGGACCTCGCGTCCTTGTACGAGCGCGCGGGCGTCATCGAAGGCAAGAAAGGCTCGGTCACGCAGCTTCCGATCCTCTCGATGCCCGACGACGACATCACGCACCCCATTCCCGACCTCACCGGGTACATCACGGAAGGTCAGATCGTCGTCGACCGCACGCTGCACGGCAAGGGCGTCTACCCGCCCATCAACCCGCTGCCGTCGCTGTCGCGCCTGCAAGGTAACGGCATCGGCAAGGGCAAGACGCGCGCCGACCACAAGAACGTGTCCGACCAGCTGTTCGCGGCGTACGCCAACGGCCTCGACTTGCGCAAACTCGTCGCGATCACCGGTGAAGACGCCCTCACCGAGACGGACAAGCTGTTCTTGCGCTTCGCCGACGCGTTCGAGAGCTACTTCATCGGGCAAGGCAACGCCGACCGCTCCATCGAGGACTCCTTGACGGTCGCGTGGGGCATCTTGTCGCAACTGCCGCAAAGCCAGCTCACCCGAATCGGCAAGGACGCCATCGACAAGTTCTACGGCACCAAGCTCGACGAGATGTGGCGAGGCAACCGGATCTAA
- a CDS encoding V-type ATP synthase subunit A → MTQTPQKSGVVERISGPAVIARGMYGAKMYDLVRVGNERLVGEIIRLEGDTAFVQVYEDTSGLTVGEPVVTTGLPLSVELGPGMLNGIYDGIQRPLDKIKEASGDFIARGIDVSSLNRTQKWHFTPTVQAGDTVSGSQILGTVPEFSFTHKILVPPQISGKIREIVGEGDYTIDDTIATLEDGTKLRLAHYWPVRAPRPVALKKDPSEPFLTGMRILDVLFPLVMGGSAAIPGPFGSGKTVTQQSVAKYGNADVVVYVGCGERGNEMTDVLVEFPELEDPKTGGPLMHRTILIANTSNMPVAAREASVYTGITLAEYFRDQGNSVSLMADSTSRWAEALREISSRLEEMPAEEGYPPYLSAKLAAFYERAGAVRTLAGEDGAVSVIGAVSPAGGDMSEPVTQATLRITGAFWRLDAGLARRRHFPAINWNGSYSLFTPILEGWYRKNVGADYPELRQRIANILQQEASLQEVVQLVGPDALQDNERLVIEAGRMLRQDFLQQNGFDPVDASASMPKNYGLMKMMLKFYDSASAALQSGATIDDIIQSPVIEKLSRARYTPESEFAAYSGNVMSELDTAFRGGVRA, encoded by the coding sequence ATGACGCAAACCCCCCAGAAGTCAGGCGTCGTCGAGCGCATCTCCGGTCCTGCGGTCATCGCACGCGGGATGTACGGCGCGAAGATGTACGACCTCGTGCGCGTCGGCAACGAGCGCCTCGTGGGCGAAATCATTCGCCTCGAAGGTGACACGGCCTTCGTGCAGGTCTACGAAGACACCTCCGGCCTCACGGTCGGCGAGCCTGTCGTCACCACGGGCTTGCCGCTGTCCGTCGAACTCGGCCCGGGGATGCTCAACGGCATCTACGACGGCATTCAGCGCCCCCTCGACAAGATCAAGGAAGCGTCCGGCGACTTCATCGCGCGCGGCATCGACGTCTCGTCGCTGAACCGCACGCAAAAGTGGCACTTCACGCCGACCGTTCAGGCAGGCGACACGGTTTCCGGCAGCCAAATCCTCGGAACCGTGCCCGAGTTTTCCTTCACGCACAAGATCCTCGTGCCGCCCCAAATCTCGGGCAAGATTCGCGAAATCGTCGGCGAAGGCGACTACACCATCGACGACACGATCGCGACCCTCGAAGACGGCACGAAGCTTCGCCTCGCGCACTACTGGCCCGTGCGCGCGCCCCGTCCCGTCGCTCTCAAGAAGGACCCCAGCGAACCCTTCCTCACCGGCATGCGCATCCTCGACGTGCTGTTTCCCCTCGTGATGGGCGGCTCGGCGGCCATTCCCGGTCCGTTCGGCTCGGGCAAGACGGTGACGCAGCAGTCGGTCGCGAAGTACGGAAACGCGGACGTCGTCGTGTACGTCGGCTGCGGTGAGCGCGGCAACGAGATGACGGACGTGCTCGTCGAGTTCCCCGAGCTCGAAGACCCGAAGACGGGCGGTCCCCTCATGCACCGCACGATCCTCATCGCCAACACCTCCAACATGCCGGTCGCCGCGCGTGAAGCGTCGGTGTACACGGGCATCACGCTCGCCGAGTACTTCCGCGACCAAGGCAACTCGGTGTCGCTCATGGCCGACTCGACGAGCCGCTGGGCCGAAGCGCTCCGCGAAATCTCCTCGCGCCTCGAGGAAATGCCCGCCGAAGAAGGCTACCCCCCGTACCTCTCGGCAAAGCTCGCAGCGTTCTACGAGCGCGCGGGCGCGGTTCGCACGCTCGCCGGTGAAGACGGCGCCGTCTCGGTGATCGGCGCGGTGTCGCCCGCCGGCGGCGACATGTCCGAGCCCGTCACGCAAGCGACGCTGCGCATCACGGGCGCCTTCTGGCGTCTCGACGCGGGCTTGGCGCGCCGCCGCCACTTCCCCGCCATCAACTGGAACGGTTCGTACTCGCTGTTCACGCCGATCCTCGAGGGCTGGTACCGCAAGAACGTCGGCGCCGACTATCCGGAGTTGCGCCAACGCATCGCGAACATCCTGCAACAAGAAGCGTCCCTGCAAGAAGTCGTGCAACTCGTCGGTCCCGACGCGCTGCAGGACAACGAGCGCCTCGTCATCGAGGCGGGCCGCATGCTGCGCCAAGACTTCTTGCAGCAAAACGGCTTCGACCCCGTCGACGCGTCGGCCTCCATGCCCAAGAACTACGGCCTCATGAAGATGATGCTGAAGTTCTACGACTCCGCGTCCGCCGCCCTGCAATCGGGCGCGACGATCGACGACATCATTCAAAGCCCGGTCATCGAGAAGCTCAGCCGCGCGCGTTACACGCCCGAAAGTGAATTCGCGGCGTACAGCGGCAACGTGATGAGCGAACTCGACACCGCCTTCCGTGGAGGCGTTCGCGCATGA